One genomic segment of Streptococcus salivarius includes these proteins:
- the tilS gene encoding tRNA lysidine(34) synthetase TilS gives MTQKLLQMMQAKGYFNQHKKILVAVSGGADSMSLLHFLYNHQKDLDIQLGIAHVNHKQRQESEHEEAYLRHWAEEHKVPFHYSAFSGKFSENAARTFRYEFFKRVMKDYDYSALVTAHHADDQAETIFMRLLRGSRLRHLTGISAIRPFGTGQIIRPFLHLTKDQLPVTFHFEDRSNTSLAYFRNRIRLTYLPTLSQENPKFKEHLCLLAEEIGLMKQALGELTKDITITDLSVFQQQSDAVQLFLLQNYLDTFPDLQLSKGQFNQLISYLRKNVSGKIPLKNGYELVKTQTSFLIRKEEAISLSPPCLLEFGKSVEFEDYTLSFSEFNDVSNADTISIWSDSPIVIRHRKEGDKIDLGSHHKKLRRLFIDNKILEKDRQKAIIGEQDGQIIFLYVAGRLYLKKRPENAILYGTVVIYKNF, from the coding sequence ATGACACAAAAATTGTTGCAAATGATGCAAGCCAAGGGTTATTTTAACCAGCACAAGAAAATTTTAGTAGCAGTATCAGGTGGAGCAGACTCTATGAGTTTGCTGCACTTTTTGTATAACCATCAAAAAGATTTGGATATTCAGTTGGGGATTGCTCACGTTAACCATAAACAACGACAAGAGTCGGAGCATGAAGAAGCGTATTTACGTCATTGGGCAGAGGAACATAAGGTCCCTTTTCACTATAGTGCCTTCTCAGGAAAGTTTTCAGAAAATGCTGCCCGTACCTTTCGCTATGAGTTTTTTAAGCGGGTCATGAAAGATTATGATTACTCTGCTCTTGTAACAGCCCATCATGCAGATGATCAAGCAGAGACGATTTTTATGAGACTGTTGAGAGGAAGTCGTTTAAGACACCTGACAGGAATTTCAGCTATCAGACCATTTGGCACTGGTCAGATTATTCGTCCCTTTTTGCATCTTACGAAAGATCAGCTTCCCGTAACTTTCCATTTTGAAGATAGGAGTAATACGTCACTAGCCTATTTTCGGAATCGCATCAGATTGACCTATCTTCCTACCTTATCTCAGGAAAATCCTAAATTTAAGGAGCACCTTTGTCTTTTAGCCGAGGAGATTGGTCTTATGAAGCAAGCTTTAGGGGAGTTAACAAAGGATATTACTATTACTGATTTATCTGTTTTTCAGCAACAGTCAGATGCTGTCCAGCTCTTTCTTCTTCAGAACTATTTAGATACCTTTCCTGATTTACAGCTTTCTAAAGGCCAATTTAATCAATTGATAAGTTATCTAAGGAAAAATGTTTCAGGAAAGATCCCCCTAAAAAATGGTTACGAACTAGTAAAAACACAGACTTCTTTCCTAATAAGGAAAGAAGAGGCTATCTCTTTATCCCCTCCTTGTCTCTTAGAATTTGGAAAATCTGTTGAGTTTGAGGATTATACCTTGAGTTTTTCAGAATTCAATGACGTTTCTAACGCAGATACTATTAGTATTTGGTCAGATTCCCCAATAGTGATTCGTCATAGAAAAGAAGGCGATAAGATTGACCTTGGTAGTCACCATAAAAAATTAAGACGACTATTTATAGACAATAAGATTTTAGAGAAGGATCGTCAAAAAGCCATTATAGGAGAACAAGATGGTCAGATTATTTTTCTTTATGTTGCTGGGCGTCTCTATTTGAAAAAAAGGCCTGAAAATGCTATACTTTATGGCACTGTAGTCATTTATAAGAATTTCTAA
- the mfd gene encoding transcription-repair coupling factor, with product MANTLLDLFEKNHQLLEWRDKVTLLSRQLVMGFSGSSKAVVMASSLSEQVPKILIVTSTQNEAEQLTGDLSAILGEDKVYSFFADDVVAAEFIFASPEKTHSRLESLNFLIDKEASGILVTSLVGTKLHLPNPEVYKDSRIDLTLGEEHDLEALSKHLTHIGYQRVEQVLSPGEFSRRGDILDIYELTAELPYRLEFFGDEIDGIRQFDSDSQKSLDNLEHVIVSPADDIILTREDYQRAEKALESAVSKAEGSHKAYLEEVLSVTIDGYRHKDLRKFLSLFYDKAYTLFDYLPKEAPVFIDDFQKIVDRNGRLELEVANLLTEDLHQGKSLSHLNYLVDSFKTLRNYQPASFFSNFHKGLGNLKFDKLYQFTQYPMQEFFNQFPLLVDEIHRYTKNKATVILQVGSEKQLKSLKETLEEYDLDLPLSSFGDLIPHKPQLVLGNLSNGFYFADEKLVLVTEREIFHKKVKRRARASHVSNAERLKDYNELEKGDYVVHQTHGIGQFKGIETIEIKGVHRDYLTIQYQDAATISLPVEQIESLSKYVSADGKEPKINKLNDGRFQKTKQKVSKQVEDIADDLLKLYAERSQLKGFAFSPDDDNQRDFEDDFAYAETEDQLRSIKEIKVDMESDKPMDRLLVGDVGFGKTEVAMRAAFKVANDGKQVAILVPTTVLAHQHYLNFKERFENHAVEVDELSRFRSKKEQNETIENLAKGRIDIIIGTHRLLSKDVKFSDLGLLVIDEEQRFGVKHKEKLKELKAKVDVLTLTATPIPRTLHMSMLGIRDLSIIETAPTNRYPVQTYVMETNPSLIREAILREMDRGGQIFYVYNRVETIDQKVSELHELVPEARIGFVHGQMSEVMLENTLLDFLNGDYDVLVATTIIETGIDISNVNTLFIENADHMGLSTLYQLRGRVGRSNRIAYAYLMYRPDKVLTEVSEKRLDAIKGFTELGSGFKIAMRDLSIRGAGNILGASQSGFIDSVGFEMYSQLLEEAINKRQGKTQVRRKGNAEFNLQIDAYLPSDYISDERQKIEIYKRIREIENQKDYQDLQDELIDRFGEYPDQVAYLIEIGLVKAYLDAAFAELVERKNDTIIVRFEKASLKFFLTQDYFEAISKTHLKAKISDNQGKVEITFDVRNKKDYEILEELKIFGQTFMEIKERKEKKEA from the coding sequence ATGGCTAATACCCTATTAGATCTTTTTGAGAAGAATCATCAATTGCTTGAGTGGCGTGATAAAGTAACCTTATTGAGTAGGCAGTTGGTCATGGGATTTTCTGGTTCCAGCAAGGCAGTTGTCATGGCATCTTCCCTTTCTGAGCAGGTTCCCAAGATCCTAATCGTTACTTCAACACAAAATGAAGCTGAGCAACTAACAGGAGATTTGTCAGCTATCTTAGGAGAGGATAAGGTTTATTCTTTTTTTGCAGATGATGTAGTAGCTGCAGAGTTTATCTTCGCTTCTCCAGAAAAGACCCATTCTCGTCTCGAAAGTCTTAACTTTTTAATAGATAAAGAGGCAAGTGGAATCTTGGTTACGAGTTTAGTTGGTACTAAGTTACATTTGCCGAATCCTGAGGTTTATAAAGACTCTCGCATTGACTTAACACTAGGGGAGGAACATGATTTAGAGGCTCTCAGTAAGCATCTGACTCATATTGGATACCAAAGGGTAGAGCAAGTTCTCTCACCTGGTGAGTTCAGTCGTAGAGGCGATATTTTAGATATTTATGAACTGACTGCAGAACTCCCCTACCGTTTAGAATTTTTTGGAGACGAGATTGATGGTATTCGTCAGTTTGATAGCGATAGTCAGAAATCTTTAGACAATTTAGAGCATGTTATCGTATCACCGGCAGATGATATTATCTTAACAAGAGAAGACTACCAACGTGCTGAGAAGGCCCTAGAAAGTGCGGTCTCAAAGGCAGAAGGTTCTCATAAGGCTTACCTTGAGGAGGTTCTGTCGGTTACGATTGATGGTTACCGTCATAAAGATTTGCGTAAGTTTTTATCTCTCTTTTATGATAAAGCTTACACCTTATTTGACTACCTTCCAAAGGAAGCTCCTGTATTCATTGATGATTTTCAAAAGATAGTGGACCGCAATGGACGTCTTGAGTTGGAGGTGGCTAATCTTTTAACTGAGGATCTTCACCAGGGCAAGTCTCTGAGTCATCTAAATTACTTAGTGGATTCATTTAAGACTTTACGTAACTATCAGCCAGCTAGTTTCTTTTCGAATTTTCATAAGGGATTGGGAAATCTTAAATTTGATAAGTTGTATCAATTCACGCAATACCCTATGCAGGAGTTCTTTAACCAGTTCCCACTTCTAGTTGATGAAATACATCGCTATACCAAGAATAAGGCAACAGTTATTTTACAAGTGGGGTCTGAGAAGCAGCTCAAATCTTTGAAGGAAACCTTGGAAGAATATGATTTAGATTTACCCCTTAGTAGTTTTGGAGATTTGATACCTCATAAGCCTCAGTTAGTCTTAGGTAACTTATCCAATGGTTTTTACTTTGCGGATGAAAAGCTTGTTCTTGTCACTGAACGTGAGATTTTTCATAAAAAAGTAAAACGTCGTGCGCGTGCCAGTCACGTTTCCAATGCTGAGCGTCTCAAAGATTACAATGAACTTGAAAAAGGTGATTATGTTGTACACCAGACTCATGGTATCGGTCAATTTAAAGGTATTGAGACTATTGAGATTAAAGGGGTGCATCGTGACTACTTGACCATCCAATATCAGGATGCGGCAACAATTTCTCTACCTGTTGAGCAGATTGAGAGTCTCTCTAAGTATGTGTCAGCGGACGGAAAAGAGCCTAAAATTAATAAACTCAATGATGGGCGTTTCCAAAAGACTAAACAAAAAGTAAGCAAGCAAGTAGAGGATATTGCCGATGATCTCTTAAAACTTTATGCTGAGCGTAGTCAACTTAAAGGTTTTGCTTTTTCACCAGATGATGATAACCAAAGGGATTTCGAAGATGATTTTGCCTATGCTGAGACAGAGGATCAATTGCGTTCTATCAAGGAAATTAAGGTAGACATGGAGTCAGACAAACCCATGGATCGTCTCTTGGTGGGGGATGTTGGTTTTGGTAAGACAGAGGTAGCTATGCGTGCTGCCTTCAAGGTGGCCAATGATGGAAAGCAAGTTGCTATCCTAGTTCCTACAACAGTTCTTGCCCATCAGCACTATTTGAATTTTAAAGAACGTTTTGAAAATCATGCTGTTGAGGTAGATGAACTCAGTCGTTTTAGAAGTAAAAAAGAGCAAAATGAGACTATTGAAAATCTAGCTAAAGGGCGTATTGATATTATTATTGGTACTCACCGCCTGCTGTCCAAAGATGTTAAGTTTTCTGATTTAGGATTGCTAGTAATTGATGAAGAACAACGTTTTGGCGTGAAGCATAAAGAGAAACTTAAGGAGTTGAAAGCTAAGGTTGATGTCCTTACTCTAACTGCGACACCTATTCCTCGTACGCTTCATATGTCTATGTTAGGTATTCGTGATTTGTCGATTATTGAGACAGCACCTACCAACCGTTATCCAGTTCAAACTTATGTTATGGAAACCAATCCTAGTCTTATTCGAGAAGCGATATTAAGAGAGATGGACCGAGGCGGCCAGATTTTTTATGTTTATAATCGTGTTGAAACCATTGATCAAAAAGTTTCTGAACTACATGAGCTGGTCCCTGAAGCACGTATCGGATTTGTTCATGGTCAGATGAGTGAGGTTATGTTGGAGAATACCCTCTTGGATTTCTTGAATGGTGATTACGATGTTTTGGTAGCAACGACTATTATCGAGACAGGGATTGATATCTCCAATGTTAATACTCTCTTTATTGAGAATGCAGATCATATGGGCTTATCTACTCTTTATCAGTTGAGAGGTCGTGTGGGGCGTAGTAATCGAATTGCTTATGCCTATCTCATGTATCGTCCTGATAAAGTGTTGACGGAAGTCTCTGAGAAGAGATTGGATGCTATTAAGGGCTTTACAGAACTGGGATCAGGTTTCAAAATTGCCATGCGTGATTTATCAATTCGTGGTGCCGGGAACATTCTTGGTGCTTCTCAAAGTGGATTCATCGACTCAGTCGGGTTTGAAATGTACTCACAACTCTTGGAAGAGGCTATCAATAAACGTCAAGGTAAAACTCAAGTTCGACGTAAAGGAAATGCAGAGTTCAATCTTCAGATTGATGCTTACCTCCCTTCTGACTATATTTCTGACGAGCGCCAAAAAATTGAAATTTATAAGCGTATTCGAGAAATTGAGAATCAGAAAGACTATCAAGACCTTCAAGATGAGCTTATTGACCGCTTTGGAGAATATCCAGACCAAGTTGCCTATCTCATTGAGATTGGTCTGGTTAAGGCCTATTTGGATGCTGCCTTTGCAGAATTAGTCGAGCGTAAGAACGATACTATTATTGTTCGTTTCGAAAAAGCCTCTCTTAAATTCTTCTTGACTCAAGACTATTTCGAAGCTATCTCTAAAACGCATTTAAAAGCAAAAATCAGTGATAATCAGGGGAAAGTAGAGATTACTTTTGATGTTCGTAACAAGAAAGACTATGAGATTCTTGAAGAATTAAAGATTTTTGGACAGACATTTATGGAAATCAAAGAACGTAAAGAAAAAAAAGAAGCTTAA
- a CDS encoding FtsB family cell division protein: MSKKPNIVQLTNDYIDNANQEQRLERAEHEQRNRFMGWILFVVVLLFILPTYNLVETYMNIKQQEKEVLSLQKDYDKLSDQTKERKDLAKKLKDDAFAEKYARAKYYYSREGESIYPVPSLLP, translated from the coding sequence ATGAGCAAGAAGCCTAATATTGTACAGCTTACGAACGATTACATTGATAATGCCAATCAAGAGCAACGATTAGAGCGTGCCGAACACGAACAAAGGAATCGCTTTATGGGGTGGATTCTCTTTGTGGTTGTCTTACTCTTTATCTTGCCAACCTATAATTTGGTTGAGACCTATATGAATATCAAACAGCAAGAGAAGGAAGTCTTGTCGCTTCAGAAAGACTATGATAAATTGTCGGATCAGACAAAGGAACGAAAGGATTTGGCTAAGAAACTTAAGGATGATGCTTTCGCCGAGAAATATGCGCGTGCTAAGTACTATTATTCACGTGAAGGAGAGTCAATCTATCCTGTACCAAGCTTATTACCCTAA
- a CDS encoding RNA-binding S4 domain-containing protein — translation MRLDKYLKVSRIIKRRPVAKEVADKGRIKVNGVLAKSSTDLKIGDQVEVRFGNKLLTVRVLEMKDSTKKEDAAKMYEIISETRIEADEQEA, via the coding sequence TTGAGATTAGACAAATATTTAAAAGTATCACGAATTATCAAACGCCGTCCAGTTGCTAAAGAAGTAGCTGATAAAGGACGTATAAAAGTAAATGGAGTACTCGCTAAGTCATCTACAGATTTAAAAATTGGTGACCAAGTGGAAGTTCGTTTTGGAAATAAACTTCTAACTGTCCGTGTTTTAGAAATGAAAGACAGTACTAAAAAAGAAGATGCGGCAAAAATGTACGAGATTATAAGTGAAACAAGGATTGAAGCAGATGAGCAAGAAGCCTAA
- the pth gene encoding aminoacyl-tRNA hydrolase, whose amino-acid sequence MTKLVVGLGNPGSRYHETRHNVGFMAIDLMAKELGLTFSEEKTFKAEVTSTFLNGEKVYFVKPTTFMNLSGLAVRALLAYYNIPIEDFIVIYDDLDMEVGKLRFRQKGSAGGHNGIKSIIAETGTQEFDRIKIGIGRPQKGMTVVNHVLGKFSEDDYATILLTLDKVETALNHYLKTNDFEDTMRRYNG is encoded by the coding sequence ATGACAAAATTAGTAGTTGGCTTGGGAAATCCTGGTTCAAGATACCATGAGACACGTCACAATGTTGGTTTTATGGCCATTGACCTGATGGCTAAGGAACTAGGATTAACTTTTTCTGAAGAAAAGACCTTTAAGGCTGAAGTGACTTCGACCTTTTTAAATGGTGAGAAGGTTTATTTTGTGAAACCAACAACCTTTATGAATCTATCAGGTCTAGCTGTTAGAGCATTACTAGCTTATTACAATATTCCTATAGAGGATTTTATCGTCATTTACGATGACTTAGATATGGAAGTTGGAAAATTGCGCTTTCGTCAAAAAGGTTCAGCAGGTGGTCATAATGGGATTAAATCTATCATTGCTGAAACTGGCACTCAAGAATTTGACCGTATAAAAATTGGTATTGGTCGCCCACAGAAAGGAATGACGGTCGTTAATCATGTCCTTGGAAAATTTAGTGAAGATGATTATGCCACAATTTTACTGACTTTAGACAAGGTAGAGACGGCCCTAAATCATTACCTTAAAACAAATGATTTCGAAGACACTATGAGGCGTTATAATGGCTAA
- a CDS encoding serine hydrolase, producing MKKLLIAATVVLVSSSPLVLLPMEKELTLTPKQVQKLTQNTTASLTQFKQVPKNPRTITTILTYKNKDLTEFKTSIQADTKLSISAIFWNAKGEPVFQLQDGDYVAASQKSIVDDSIYNQKTVDMTFWTKDGLTVYKEPYVLGTEKADSKLASFKPIKVSQAAQTHAGTYYLVDGEGWINASDLSRIDNRIEAVQKVLNEKYNNQERISVYVKQLDTDRVAAINDEKSMYAASVAKLGVLYYAQERLSQKKLSLSDEYQYTSAVNGFPGAYDPDGSGKISKMPDDKNYSLENLLKAVAQNSDNVATNILGYYVTNQYDKAFQKSVDKAAATSWNMDKKELTARAAGTLMEAVYRQNGDIINYLSSTDYDGERISKNIDVPVAHKIGDAYDFKHDAAIVYADSPFILSIFTDKEGYDKITSIADDVYGILK from the coding sequence ATGAAAAAGCTCTTAATAGCTGCAACTGTTGTGCTTGTATCTTCTAGCCCCCTGGTCCTACTTCCTATGGAGAAGGAGCTAACTCTGACCCCAAAACAGGTCCAAAAATTGACTCAAAATACTACAGCTAGCTTGACTCAATTTAAACAGGTTCCTAAAAACCCAAGAACGATAACAACTATCCTAACTTATAAGAACAAGGATTTAACAGAATTTAAAACCAGTATCCAAGCGGATACCAAACTATCGATTTCTGCTATTTTTTGGAATGCTAAAGGTGAGCCTGTTTTCCAACTTCAAGATGGTGATTATGTAGCGGCTAGTCAGAAATCAATTGTAGACGACAGTATCTATAATCAAAAAACAGTAGATATGACCTTCTGGACTAAAGATGGTTTAACGGTATACAAAGAACCTTACGTTTTAGGAACTGAAAAAGCTGACTCCAAACTCGCTAGTTTTAAACCCATTAAGGTTAGCCAAGCAGCTCAGACGCATGCAGGGACCTACTATTTGGTAGACGGAGAGGGTTGGATTAATGCTTCTGATTTGTCAAGGATTGACAATCGCATCGAGGCTGTTCAAAAAGTCCTTAATGAGAAGTATAACAATCAAGAGCGCATCTCAGTTTATGTTAAACAGCTTGATACGGACCGAGTAGCTGCTATCAATGACGAAAAAAGCATGTATGCAGCTAGCGTAGCCAAGCTTGGAGTACTTTATTATGCACAGGAACGTCTGTCTCAAAAAAAATTATCATTATCAGATGAGTATCAATATACCTCTGCTGTAAATGGTTTTCCAGGTGCCTATGATCCAGATGGTTCTGGAAAGATTAGTAAGATGCCTGATGATAAGAATTACAGCTTGGAAAATCTGTTAAAGGCTGTAGCCCAAAACTCAGATAATGTAGCGACAAATATATTAGGTTATTATGTAACTAATCAGTATGACAAGGCCTTCCAAAAATCAGTAGATAAAGCCGCAGCGACTTCGTGGAATATGGATAAAAAGGAGTTGACTGCTAGAGCCGCGGGTACTTTGATGGAGGCTGTTTATAGACAAAATGGAGATATTATCAATTATCTTTCAAGTACGGACTATGATGGCGAACGTATTTCCAAAAACATTGATGTTCCCGTCGCTCATAAAATTGGTGATGCCTACGACTTTAAACATGACGCCGCTATTGTTTATGCAGATTCTCCCTTTATTCTATCGATTTTTACGGATAAAGAGGGCTATGACAAAATCACCTCAATTGCAGATGATGTTTATGGAATTTTAAAATAA
- a CDS encoding SP_0009 family protein, producing MKDLLKTVETFLTYSEAKLEELSEKNQQLKTELPRKEEVKKQA from the coding sequence ATGAAAGATTTACTAAAAACTGTAGAAACTTTTTTAACCTATTCAGAAGCCAAGTTAGAGGAACTATCAGAAAAAAATCAGCAACTTAAAACGGAATTACCGAGGAAAGAGGAGGTGAAGAAGCAAGCATGA
- the ychF gene encoding redox-regulated ATPase YchF, with translation MALTAGIVGLPNVGKSTLFNAITKAGAEAANYPFATIDPNVGMVEVPDERLTKLTELITPKKTVPTTFEFTDIAGIVKGASKGEGLGNKFLANIREVDAIVHVVRAFDDENVMREQGREDAFVDPMADIDTINLELILADLESINKRYARVEKIARTQKDKDSVAEFNILQKIKPVLEDGKSARTIDFTEEEQKIVKGLFLLTTKPVLYVANVDEDQVANPDDIDYVKQIREFAATENAEVVVISARVEEEISELDDEDKEMFLEDLGLTESGVDKLTRAAYHLLGLGTYFTAGEKEVRAWTFKRGIKAPQAAGIIHSDFEKGFIRAVTMSYDDLIKYGSEKAVKEAGRLREEGKEYVVQDGDIMEFRFNV, from the coding sequence ATGGCTTTAACAGCAGGTATCGTTGGTTTGCCAAACGTTGGTAAATCAACTCTTTTCAATGCAATTACAAAAGCGGGTGCGGAAGCTGCTAACTATCCTTTCGCGACAATTGATCCAAACGTCGGAATGGTTGAGGTACCAGATGAGCGTTTGACGAAACTGACTGAACTTATTACCCCTAAAAAGACTGTTCCAACCACATTTGAGTTCACAGATATTGCGGGTATCGTAAAAGGAGCATCAAAGGGTGAAGGTCTTGGAAATAAGTTCTTGGCGAACATTCGTGAAGTAGATGCGATTGTCCATGTGGTTCGTGCTTTCGATGATGAAAATGTTATGCGTGAACAAGGGCGTGAGGATGCCTTTGTAGATCCTATGGCTGATATCGATACAATCAACCTAGAATTGATTTTGGCTGACCTTGAATCAATTAACAAACGTTATGCGCGTGTCGAAAAAATTGCGCGTACACAAAAAGATAAAGATTCTGTGGCAGAGTTTAATATTCTTCAAAAGATTAAACCTGTTCTAGAAGATGGTAAGTCTGCACGTACGATTGATTTTACTGAGGAAGAGCAAAAAATTGTTAAGGGACTCTTCCTCTTGACAACAAAACCAGTACTTTATGTGGCTAACGTTGATGAAGACCAAGTCGCAAATCCTGATGATATTGACTATGTCAAACAAATTCGTGAGTTTGCAGCGACTGAAAATGCAGAAGTAGTTGTTATCTCGGCACGTGTTGAGGAAGAAATTTCTGAATTGGATGATGAAGACAAAGAAATGTTCTTGGAAGACCTTGGTTTGACAGAATCAGGAGTTGATAAACTGACACGCGCAGCCTATCATTTGCTTGGTCTAGGAACTTACTTTACTGCTGGTGAGAAAGAAGTGCGTGCTTGGACCTTTAAACGAGGCATCAAGGCTCCACAAGCAGCAGGAATTATCCACTCTGACTTCGAGAAAGGATTTATCCGTGCTGTAACCATGTCTTACGATGATCTCATTAAATATGGTTCTGAGAAAGCTGTTAAGGAAGCTGGTCGCCTTCGTGAAGAAGGAAAAGAATACGTTGTTCAAGATGGCGACATCATGGAATTCCGTTTCAATGTTTAG
- the hpt gene encoding hypoxanthine phosphoribosyltransferase, with product MLEKDIKKLLFSQEDIVAKTKELGQQLTEDYAGKNPLLVCVLKGAVPFMAELIKHIDTHIEMDFMVVSSYGGGTVSSGEVKILKDVDTNVEGRDIIFIEDIIDTGRTLLYLRDMFKYRKANSVKIATLFDKPEGRVVDIEADYVCYDVPNEFIVGFGLDYDEKYRNLPYVGVLKEEIYTK from the coding sequence ATGTTAGAAAAAGACATTAAAAAACTCCTCTTTTCCCAAGAGGATATCGTAGCTAAAACTAAAGAACTAGGACAACAATTGACAGAGGATTATGCGGGGAAAAATCCTCTACTAGTCTGTGTTTTGAAAGGTGCTGTTCCATTTATGGCAGAACTTATCAAACATATCGATACCCATATTGAGATGGACTTTATGGTCGTTTCAAGTTATGGTGGTGGAACTGTCAGCAGTGGTGAAGTAAAGATTCTTAAAGATGTTGACACTAATGTTGAAGGACGAGATATCATCTTTATTGAAGATATCATTGATACAGGTCGTACGCTCCTTTATCTTCGAGATATGTTCAAGTACCGTAAAGCCAATTCAGTCAAAATCGCAACTCTTTTTGATAAACCAGAAGGTCGTGTTGTTGATATTGAGGCAGATTACGTATGTTACGATGTTCCTAATGAATTTATCGTTGGTTTCGGACTAGACTATGATGAAAAATACCGTAACCTCCCTTATGTCGGTGTCCTAAAAGAAGAAATTTATACAAAATAA